The following coding sequences lie in one Haematobia irritans isolate KBUSLIRL chromosome 3, ASM5000362v1, whole genome shotgun sequence genomic window:
- the LOC142231603 gene encoding ADP-ribosylation factor — MFQHDNRHLGQLMGVILCKFCCCGSCCGGCWNRILGGNSVGILPEKKLKFLLLGLEGSGKTEIAHYLSRTQRLDYDPTNGVHNYNMTCMEAQCSMTEIGGNDDIQRIWHHYYAGTMAIIYCFDMSAELKDLQKSFRLLNDTMKDSYVAGKPVLLVATKADLADESIQLYDIENSFHLHQMAATYGNTIKLCVYDPRYMGEEFNNNLKSGFNWLVRYVLDNYDVIQMRLNCDKNMKNWEMNRDNMVNEGKLNFRAYQRFPKASTRHKFWRLSHKRLRRSLIRPRTAPSKLSFVSNLKTISSPAPNEVASSEISLTHYRKVPNGVLPTEIENTVV; from the exons ATGTTCCAACATGACAATAGACATCTTGGCCAGCTAATGGGTGTAATTCTATGTAAATTCTGTTGTTGTGGCTCTTGTTGTGGTGGTTGTTGGAATAGAATTCTTGGTGGAAACAG TGTTGGCATACTTCCagagaaaaaactgaaatttctaCTACTTGGCCTGGAGGGTAGCGGAAAAACCGAAATAGCTCATTACCTATCCCGCACTCAACGCCTGGACTATGATCCAACGAATGGAGTACATAATTATAACATGACGTGTATGGAGGCTCAGTGTTCGATGACGGAAATCGGTGGAAATGATGATATTCAAAGAATTTGGCATCATTACTATGCAGGG acaatGGCCATCATTTATTGTTTCGACATGTCAGCAGAATTAAAAGATCTACAGAAATCGTTTCGCCTATTAAACGATACCATGAAAGATTCTTATGTTGCTGGTAAACCGGTACTGCTGGTGGCTACGAAAGCCGATTTGGCCGACGAaagtattcaattgtatgatattGAAAATAGTTTCCACCTACATCAAATGGCTGCTacatatggaaatacaattaaacTATGCGTTTATGATCCAAGATATATGGGAGAGGAGTTCAATAATAATCTAAAATCTGGATTTAATTGGTTAGTTCGTTATGTCTTGGATAACTATGATGTGATACAAATGCGTTTAAACTGTGATAAAAATATGAAG aaCTGGGAAATGAATCGCGATAATATGGTTAATGAGGGAAAACTAAATTTTCGAGCCTATCAACGTTTTCCTAAAGCTTCCACAAGACATAAATTTTGGCGTTTATCTCACAAACGATTACGACGAAGTTTAATTCGACCACGAACAGCTCCATCTAAATTGAGTTTTGTCtccaatttaaagacaatttcttcaCCTGCTCCCAATGAAGTTGCTTCCTCTGAAATTTCATTGACACACTATAGGAAAGTGCCAAATGGTGTACTGCcaactgaaattgaaaatacagTTGTATGA